The nucleotide window GCGCCAGCAGATCGCGAACAAGATCAATGTCTGGACGGACGACTGCGCCGCCAAGGGCTTCAACGCCATCGAGCCGGACAACCTGGACTCCTTCACGCGCACCTCGCTCATCAGCGAGGCGAACGCCAAGGACTTCGTCAAGCTGCTGTCCACGCACGCCCACGGCAAGGGGCTGGCGATCGGGCAGAAGAACACGCCCCAGCTGTCCACCGCGCGTTCCCAGACGGGCCTCGACTTCGCCATCGCGGAAGAGTGCGGCGAATGGGAGGAGTGCGGTGACTACACCAAGGGCTACAACGACAACGTCATCGCCATCGAGTACAAGAAGTCGGCCTTCGACGCCGCCTGCGCCGAGTGGGGCAAGCGACTCAGCATCGTCCTGCGGGATGTGTACGTCACCGCGCCGGGCAGTGGCGCGTATGTACGGCAGTCCTGCTGATCCGTTGATCGGCTGACCGTTGATCGGCTGACCGACGATCGGCTGGCCAACGGATCGGCTGACCGGCAGATCCGCGGATCCGCTGATCCGTCCGGGCTCCGGCCGGCGTTCGACGCCCGGCCGGAGCCCGGTCGTGGGTTCCGGGCCCGCCGGGAGTCACACTTTCGGCTCGAAAGTTCTCCACCCCCGCCTCCGCCCCCGCCCCCACCCCGCCTCCGCCCCGTCCCCCCCCGCCCGGCTCACGTGAGCGACCGGTGCAGGCATCATGGACGCAGCGTGACCATCGGGCGGCGTGACACCGGCCGGTGATTCGCTGCCGCACATCGGCAGCCCCCCTGTGCAGCCCCTTCCCCGACCGGGAACCGAACGCCCCGCATTGCGCGTGGACAACGTCGGGGCGTGTGGGGTTCGCGGACTCGGTCGCGCCTTGAGGGGCTTATGTGCTGCTGATACGGTGCGATGACTTGACACTCGTTCCGGCCATGGCTATTCGCCGGTTATCCGACCAGGTCGGACGGTACGCCCGGTGAGGGCGAAGTGTTCGAACTGTTTGAAGTGCGTCAAGTGTCCTGAATGGCGAAAACCTTCTTGGGTGTACGGGGATACGGGGAGCGGTTGCGTGAAGATCCAGGAGCGTACGGGGGCGGGCAACAACCGTTCCTCCGCGCCGGTTCAGCCGACGACGGGTGAGCGCCTTCCCTCCCCGCCTCGCGAGCGCAAACCGGCGCTGGCCGCACTCGCCGTGCTGCTGATCCTGCTGGGTGCGCTCGGGGCGACCATGCTCGTGCTGCGCGCCGGCGACCGTGTCGAGGTCATCAAGGTGACCGCCGACATACAGCCCGGCGAGTCCGTCGACGGCAAGGTGGCCTCGGTCCTGGTCGCCGACGACGCCGGGATCAACTACATCAAGTGGACCCAGCTGGAGACGCTGAAGAAGCTCAAGGCCAAGTCCACGATCTACAAGGGCACCCTCGTCATCGGCGAGATGTTCGGCCCCAAGAGCA belongs to Streptomyces sp. V3I8 and includes:
- a CDS encoding endo alpha-1,4 polygalactosaminidase — protein: MSTTHRTRPRAVGRGVLAAVTAMVGAAGFMSVGTTATAATVTPPPVNADFDYQIGAPYAPASGVKVVSRDHTASPVAGLYNICYVNAFQAQTGAESEWGDLLLRDAQGAIVYDEDWDEAFLDIRTATKRQQIANKINVWTDDCAAKGFNAIEPDNLDSFTRTSLISEANAKDFVKLLSTHAHGKGLAIGQKNTPQLSTARSQTGLDFAIAEECGEWEECGDYTKGYNDNVIAIEYKKSAFDAACAEWGKRLSIVLRDVYVTAPGSGAYVRQSC